A segment of the Agrobacterium tumefaciens genome:
ACAGCTTACCCTGTGTCGCATGAGGCAAAGCCTGCAGCTTCCGCTGAACCCGCCAAGGCTGGTGAAGAGAAGAAGGAAGGCTCTGTTGTCTCGCTGGATGCGTTCCGCAAGAAGCAGTAAGCCACTTCACCGGATCTGACGATCGAAACTCGAGGAGTGATATCCGCATGGCCGCCGATATCGTCAATCTGCGTCAGTTCCGGAAACAGAAGGCCCGCAGCGAAAAGGACAAACAGGCGGAACAGAACCGCCTGACCTTTGGCCGCACCAAGGCGGAGAAAAATCTGACATCCGCTCTGAATGACAAGGCGAAAAAATCGCTGGATCAAGGTCGCCTCGAAAAGCCCGAGGATGAGGCGAGCAAGGACTGACGCGGTCGAAGAACCGTATCGAAAAAGAATCGAAAAACAGGGATTTGCGGACGAATCATGATGCAGATGTCCAACCGGAAAAGTGAAGACCGGAGGCCAGTCTGATGATCCGCAAGCACTCGGCGACGCTACACGGCCATCGCACCAGTATTTCTCTGGAAGACGCCTTTTGGGATGAACTCAAAGTCATCGCTGAAAAACGCAAGATTAGTTTCGCCGCTCTTCTTGCAGAGATCGACGACAATCGCCCTGCCGACAGCAATCTCTCCTCTTCCCTTCGCGTTTTCGTACTCAACTGGTTGAAGGGACGGTAGCGCTTTTGCGCCCACCAAGGACTACGAAACAATTCTGCCAAAAACTCATAACGGCGTGAAAGCATTCATTAATCATTCGCGGTCTAATTTGCACTGCAAGGCATTTTTGTATTGCGTAGCCTTGTTTCAAGTTTTCTCAAGTCTCCCTCATTCTTCTCTTCCAGTGAGCCGCAACAATGGTTTCTGCCGTTTCCGGAGCAGGCGCTGCCGCATCCGTTCTTTCTTCATCCTCCACGTCTTCATCCAGCACCGACGACCTGAAAGCCCAGATTGCCGCCAAGCAATCGGAACTCAGCGAAGCTGCTGACGAGAAGGCAAAGGAAGAACTCAAGGCTGAAATTGCGACCCTGAAAGCGCAGCTCGAAGCGTTGGAAAACAGCTCGAAGTCGCAGACATCCGGCAGCGCGGCCAAAGAAGGCAGCCTTTCTGGAGAAAGCGACCGGATCGGCACGACAAACTTCAGCGAAGAGACGCCGTTCGGCGAACGCGAAGCCTACGTATAATTTCCAGCCAGCCTGAAAATCCCCAAGCGGATTTTCACTGCCCTCAGGGCGTCGCGGCACCATCCGGGGGCGCCAGTTGCCGTATGGCATTTTCAGTCGGCGGAACGGTCAGAACGGGAGCAGATTGCTGCTCAGGCGCAGTCTGTTGCTGTTGCTGCTGTTGTTGTTGCTGCAACCGCTCTTGCTGTTCCTTCTCTTGACGCAAACGTTCTTCCGCCTGCGCCTTGAGACGCGCCTCTTCCTCGGCCTTTGCCTTGGCTTCTGCCTCGGCCCGCTCCTTTGCAGCCTGACGCTCTGCAGCTTCAAAACGATAAAGCGCAACTTCACGACGTAGGCGCTGCTTCTCGAGCACGCTCGCCTGCATCGCTTCCACCCGCCGCCGCTCACGCTCGAATGCACGCAGGGAAAGATAGCCCGTCAGACCTGCGACATCAGTGGTCAAAGCAGGTGCGGCAAGCGCGCCGGCGTAACTCAGGCGGATCGAAGGCTCAGCGCCTGCAAGCGCCTCAGTGCCAGGATTGAAAAGCAGATCGAGATCGCTCTTCAATCCTTGAGCGGCAAGGTCGATCGTTGCTTCCCCGGAGAGCGTGACTTGAGGCTGTTCCACCCGAATATTTGAGAAACGAAGTGCGCCACCACTCAGGGAGAACGGCAAAGAAACATCACCAAGCGGAATTTCGCCCTGCCAGACCGTCTGGTCGACAAGCGGACGAACCTTGGCGGCGTCGATTGGCGGCTGCAGCGCGTCGGCCGCCTGCAGGATCGGCTGGAAGGCTGCGGGGTTAAGCCCCTTCACCACAAGACCAGTTGTGCGAATCTCACCCGATCCGCCGGCAGATTTGAGAATCTCGCCAACACTTTTTCCGGTGGATTCGGCAGTGAGGTCAACCGCTACACGCGCGGTCGCAACGGGACCATTCGCATTCGTCCAGAGAATCGATTGAGGATCGGCATCGGTGACAGCAATCTTGGTGCGGAAGATCCCCGCGCCTTCTCCCGTCGACATGGCAAGCCTGCCGGAAACCTTGCCACCGAGGAACGCGCCTGAGACATCATCCATCGAGAACGTACCGGACTTCTGCGACAGCGTTGCAGATAGGCCTGTAATAGCGCCGAATGGCCCGGCATCGAAGTTCTCCGCCTTGAACGCCAAGGACGCATCGAGATCGGGAAATGCTGCCATGGCAAGTGGCTTGGCATTCAACGCACCAGTTTCGGGATCGATCACGGGTCCGTAAATCGCATCACCGAACCAGGCCAGATCGGCATTTTTTACAGAGAGATCACCCGTGACCGAATGAGGGGCATTCCGCTGCAAGGTCAGATTGCCGGAAACGGGATTACCGCCCGCCTGACCATTGATCGAAGAAAGCACGACCTTTTCCGCATCAACTGCTACCTTCGCCCCGGCCTTCAGCGCCATGCCTCCACCAAGTTGCGGCAGACCGACCGCATTCATGATGAGATAAGGTTCGATATCGGCGCTCTCCAGCGCGAGGTCGGCTTCGCCATTCCCGAAATCGGCAGCACCAAGCGCGAAGGAACCATTGGCGGAAAAATGGGTCCGCTCTGTCGAAAAACGAATGTCGGTCTGCGCGGCAGAACCGAGCGTACCATTCAGCTTGACGGAAAGAAGGCCCTCCCCGTCAGCATCGAATGGCAGGGGATCGAGCCCAGCCTGCCCGAACAGGATCGCGGTCGACTGGTTTTTCAAAACGGCTTCGAGCGTCATTGCCGTATCATCGGTGATCGACAGGAAATCGGGCATCTTGGCGACCGCAGACAGTCGGCTGCCATTGACGGTGCCCGATACAGCGACGTTTGCCCCGCCATTTTCGCTGTTGACAGAGACGTCGACCGCCAGGTCGGAATTGGCGTACCAGGAGGCACTGGCGGCAAGCCGGTTCAGCAGCGGATGGTTGGGAAGCTTCTGCTGCAGCATTGCGAAGAATGGCTGCATATCGGCCGCGTGCAGGTTGACGGTGCCCTTGCCCGCATATTTAAGCAACGAACCTTGCAACTGTCCGCGCGCCCGCACTTCGGCGCCGGCGACATCACCGGCGGTCAGATTATCGAGTGAAAGTACACCACCAGCCAGCGTGAACGCTGTCTGGACGTGATTGGCGGCAACGCCCGCCATGTTGAAGCGGTCTGCCTTGAATTTTGCTTCAATACGATGGTCAAGCACAGAACTGCCAACCTGATCGCCGAGCACGAGGCTGCCAAGCGCTTTCAACGCATCGACATCGATTTCATTGCCGGAAAGATCAACGGAAAGATTGGAAGTTTTGCCATCCGACCGGCGGTCAAGCTCACCTTTCAGGGAGGCATCGCCAATGGCGAGTTCCAGATTGGCAAAACGCTGGTGAAGCGTCGTCAGCGAAACATCCGACGAGAAGCCAGCCGCATTGAGCTGACGGATCGCCGGATCGACCGACCCGGACAACCAGTTCGCCAGACCAGAAGGCTGGTTGGAAGCGACAAGCAGGTTGCCGTTGAAAGCAGGCCCACCCGTCAGGGCAAGCGATCCCTTGGCCTCAAGCTGCGTTCGGCCCGGCAAGGTGGCGACCGCATTGACGATCTGCCAGCCGTCGCCATCTGGACGAACGTCGAGGCGAATATCGCGGATGGTGGTGTCATCGGACACCAGCGCAGGAAGACTGATGCTTGCCTTGCCCGGAACCGGCGGCACCGGTATCCGCGCCACCATGGCCGCAAACGCTTCGATCCGCTGGCGAACCGACGTTGTTGGCATACGAGACGTTTTTCCGGTCTGCACGGACGGCGGGGCAAAACGTCCCACGTCAATCTGCTGGCCATCGGCTGTCAGAAGAAATTCCGGCTTTGCACCCGTGTCGAGGGTCGCTTCGCCCGTAACGATATAGGGGTTTTCGCTTCCACCAAGTTCCATCCGGTAACTGGGGATACGCACGCTTTCATTGGTCAGCTCGAAATTGCCGCGGGTGCGCGGAGCAGAGAAAATCGACTGCGCAGCCTCCTGCTTCTGCTTCTCGTCCTGACGGAACAGGAAGGAAAAGGAGCCGCTATAGACAGGTTTGCCCAGCGCTGCGGAAACAGCACCATCGAGGTCAATCTCGACCGGATGGTCATTCGGCATAATGCGAAGACGCAGCCCCATACGACCGGCTGCATGATCGGGCTCACTGC
Coding sequences within it:
- a CDS encoding aryl-sulfate sulfotransferase; its protein translation is MIRKHSATLHGHRTSISLEDAFWDELKVIAEKRKISFAALLAEIDDNRPADSNLSSSLRVFVLNWLKGR
- a CDS encoding AsmA family protein, whose translation is MLGRILVFLGGLLVVALFSALLIPYFIDWTDFRRDFEDQASRIVGKKVVVHGPVEARLLPFPSVTLHDVRAGTDADGSPLIQIARFSMDAELAPFLSGEARIFDMRIEEPKARVRLLKDGTLDWMRGSRAEIPARTVVLESVEIEGGQIEFIDEQSGRNRVVTGLNADMSANSLIGPWKAEGHATVDGYSGSFSLSSSEPDHAAGRMGLRLRIMPNDHPVEIDLDGAVSAALGKPVYSGSFSFLFRQDEKQKQEAAQSIFSAPRTRGNFELTNESVRIPSYRMELGGSENPYIVTGEATLDTGAKPEFLLTADGQQIDVGRFAPPSVQTGKTSRMPTTSVRQRIEAFAAMVARIPVPPVPGKASISLPALVSDDTTIRDIRLDVRPDGDGWQIVNAVATLPGRTQLEAKGSLALTGGPAFNGNLLVASNQPSGLANWLSGSVDPAIRQLNAAGFSSDVSLTTLHQRFANLELAIGDASLKGELDRRSDGKTSNLSVDLSGNEIDVDALKALGSLVLGDQVGSSVLDHRIEAKFKADRFNMAGVAANHVQTAFTLAGGVLSLDNLTAGDVAGAEVRARGQLQGSLLKYAGKGTVNLHAADMQPFFAMLQQKLPNHPLLNRLAASASWYANSDLAVDVSVNSENGGANVAVSGTVNGSRLSAVAKMPDFLSITDDTAMTLEAVLKNQSTAILFGQAGLDPLPFDADGEGLLSVKLNGTLGSAAQTDIRFSTERTHFSANGSFALGAADFGNGEADLALESADIEPYLIMNAVGLPQLGGGMALKAGAKVAVDAEKVVLSSINGQAGGNPVSGNLTLQRNAPHSVTGDLSVKNADLAWFGDAIYGPVIDPETGALNAKPLAMAAFPDLDASLAFKAENFDAGPFGAITGLSATLSQKSGTFSMDDVSGAFLGGKVSGRLAMSTGEGAGIFRTKIAVTDADPQSILWTNANGPVATARVAVDLTAESTGKSVGEILKSAGGSGEIRTTGLVVKGLNPAAFQPILQAADALQPPIDAAKVRPLVDQTVWQGEIPLGDVSLPFSLSGGALRFSNIRVEQPQVTLSGEATIDLAAQGLKSDLDLLFNPGTEALAGAEPSIRLSYAGALAAPALTTDVAGLTGYLSLRAFERERRRVEAMQASVLEKQRLRREVALYRFEAAERQAAKERAEAEAKAKAEEEARLKAQAEERLRQEKEQQERLQQQQQQQQQQTAPEQQSAPVLTVPPTENAIRQLAPPDGAATP
- a CDS encoding DUF4169 family protein, with the protein product MAADIVNLRQFRKQKARSEKDKQAEQNRLTFGRTKAEKNLTSALNDKAKKSLDQGRLEKPEDEASKD